Genomic window (Acidimicrobiales bacterium):
TCGGCCTGGGCGAGCTGGACCAGCACGCCAGTGGCGTCCTTGGGGTGGAGGAACGCCTCTTTCCAGATCGGGTCGCTCAGGTCGACATTGAGCGGGGCGTAGCCGGCGAGGGTGGCTTCGGCCAGCGCCTCCTCGATGTCGCCCACCTTGAAGGTCAGATGGTGCGGTCCGGGTCCGTTGCGGTCGAGGAAGCGACGTAGGAAGTCGTTGTCGGCGACGCGGTGGGGCGCCAGGACCTCGATCTTCTTGCCGTCCTGGTACTCCAGCTGGGCGGGAGCGAAACCGATGCTCAGCCCGGCGCTGAGCCATCGGCCGGCGAAGTCGCCCGCGTACCGGGGCCAGGCGTCGGCGTGGCGCTCGACGGCCACGGCGACGTGGTCCAGACGGGTGTCGGAGATCATGAGTGCGATGCTGACTGGCGCGGCGCGCCTCCAGCAACCTGGGCACGCCGGCCATAGGCTCCGGCCCATGGACTTTCGACGGGAGACGCTGCCGGAGCTGGCCGCGGGCGTGCGGACGGGCGAGCGGTCAGCGGAGGAACTGGTCGGTCACGCCCTGGGGCGCATCGATGCCCTCGACGACCGGGTGAACGCGTTCGTTGCCCTCGACGAGGGGGGCGCCTTGGCCGCAGCCCGGGCGATCGACCGAGCCGTGGCCAACGGCGAGCGGGTGGGACCGCTGGCGGGCATCCCCATCGGCGTCAAGGACCTCGAGGACGCGGCTGGGCTCCCGACGACGCGGGGTTCGGCCGTCTTCGCCGGTGAGGCGCCGGCAAGCGCGGACTCACTGCTGGTCGACCGACTGCGAGCGGCCGGATGCGTGGTCATCGGCAAGACGAACACCCCGGAGCTGGGCTGGAAGCCCGACACCGACAACGTCACCTTTGGCTCAACCCGCAACCCGTGGGACCTGGAACGGAGCCCGGGAGGGTCCTCCGGAGGCAGCGCCGCCGCCATCGCTGCGGGCATGGTGCCCCTGGCGACCGGTTCGGACGGAGGCGGCTCGCTGCGCATTCCCTCGTCGCTGTGCGGGCTGTCCTGTCTCAAGCCTTCGCTCGGCCGGGTGCCGACCGGCGGTGGCCACGCTCCCGACTGGCACCACCTGTCGACAAAGGGCCTGCTGGCGCGGACCGTCGATGATCTGGTGGGTGCCCTCGACATCGTGATCGGCCCGGATCCCACGGACCTTCGGTCTCTGCCGATGCCCGAGGCTTCGTGGACCGCCGCCCTCGAGAACGCCCACGTGCCGTTCGCCGTGGCCTGGTCCCCGACGCTCGGGTACGCGCCGCTCGATGACGAGGTGCGGGCGGTGTGCGAGCGCGCCGTTCGCACGATGGAAGAGCTGGGGGCGAAGGTGATCGAGGTCGACGAGGTCTTCCCGGAGGACCCCGTCGACCCGTGGTTGACGCTGACCAGCGCCTACAACCTGCGCACTCTGGAGCCGTTCGTCGGCACCGAGATGTGGCCGCGGGTCGACCCGGGCCTCGCTGCCACCGTCGACTGGGCTCGCGGTCTGTCAGCCCTCGACATGGTCAAGGCCGAGGACGCGTGCCACCAGTTGAACCTCCGGCTCGTGCAGCTGTTCCACGAGGTCCGCCTGCTCGTCACGCCGACGGTCGCCGCACCGGCGCCGCTCTCGGGCCAGCCCGGGATCATCAACGGAACGCCCGACCTCAACTGGGTGCGCTTCACCTACCCCTTCAACCTCACCCGGTCACCGGCGGCCAACGTCTGCGCCGGCTTCACCGAGTCGGGGATGCCCGTGGGCCTCCAGCTGGTCGGGCCCCAGCACGGCGACCTGGTGGTCAGCCGGACCGCGGCCGCCCTCGAGCACGGGCTCGACCTCGATACGGTGGCGCCGATCTAGGGCGGGCGGCGCGCTGGGGCTTGTCAGGCCTGCGCGGTCGTCACGTCCTCCGGGGTTCCCAGGGCCTGGAGCTCGCGTTCAACGAGCTGCTGGTGCTCCTGCTCGTCTCGCTTGGCTCGCCGCGGGCTCCAGCGTCCCGTCATCACGAAGATGAAGGGGATGAAGGCGACTTCCGTGCCGACGCAGACCCACCACCAGGTCCTCCACTCGCGGGGTGAAGCGGCCTGGGCGTTCGTGAGCTGCGTCCCGTTGGCGCTGAGGAACGTCAGGTCGGAAGGCGGCAACGTCTGAATGCCTTGAAGCTGCGTGATCGCCTGAGGCAATGGGACGTTGTACGCCTTGGAGTACTCGTTGGCGGCCTTGAGGCCAGCAACGGGATCGTTCGAATTGACCTTGAGGGCGGCCAGAGTCTGGGGGTCGCCGACGGCGTTGAGTTTCGTGAGGGTCGCCACCTGGGCGGGGAACTGGGCTTGGATCGCCTGGGCCCGAGGTCCGTTCTCGAACAGTGGGGTCATCGTGGTCACCACGTAGGGAAGGATGAAGATCGAGATCGAGACGATGGCTCGGATGATCCAGCCCCACACGGCGAGGCCCGTGGCGATGAGGGCGGGATTGCGCTTCTCGACCGTCTCCGTGAAGCTCGCCATCCACGGGGAGAAGGCGAAGCCCAGGAAGATGGCCATCAGGCTCAGGATCCAGACAAAGGTGTAGTAGCCGGTGTGGATGTTGTAGGTCTGGTAGGCGAAGAGCGAGGTCATGGCAATGGCGCCCAGGGCCCCCATCGCCATGAAGGGCTTGCGGACCCGCACCTTGTCCGAAAGCACACCGATGCCGACCAGGGCTATGGCGTCGAAGGCCCATATCCAGACCCCCAGGCTGTTGGCCTGCGCGGTAGTGAAGTTGAAGACGAACACGAAGTAGAGGACCGAGAAGCCGATCAACGTGTAGTAGACGATCAGGAAGACGCTGATGGCGGCGGCCGATCCGACGATGTCCAGGTGCATCATCTGGCGCCACGGATGACGGAGCGCTTCCCCGAGATCCAAGCCTCTGGCCCGGGCTTCCACCAGCGCCCGGTCCCGCAAGGACACCATGAGCTGGTCCCGGAGGTTCGGGGACAGCTCCTTTAGAAACAGCACGGCTATGGCGGCGACCAGCAGCCCGATCAGCCCGCAAATGACGTACTGGTCCTGCCACACGATGCGGTTCAAGCCGGCGGCAGTCGGGGCCGAGTACCAGAAGTGGATGTGGTTGACCGTCCTGCTGGAGACCTCGGCCACGATGAGGCTCCCGATGACCGGTCCCAGGGTCCAGAACCCCATGGCCGAGGCCCGCCCGACCTGGGGGGAGTAGTCGCGTACGAGGGCCGGCGTGGCCACCAGCATGATGCCCTCGACGAAGCCGACCGAGGAGAACATGATGAGGTAGGCGTACTTGTTGGGGGAGTTGGGCACGCCGAAGGCGATCATGGCGCCCGTGAACACCAGGCCGTAGGCGACGAGGTTGGCCCGGCCCCAGCGGTCGGCCAGCCCGGCGAACAGCGAGCCGAAGGCGCCGAGGGCGTTGGAGATCACCACGATGTAGACGAAGAAGGGGAACGACATGTGCAGTTGCGACGTGATCTGGGGAGCCACGGCGCCCTGCACGTAGAACTGGTAATAGAGCATGATCGTGGCAACGACCACGATCAGCAGGTAGAAGTAGCGCGGCCCGGTGTTCGGGTAGCGCTCCAGCTGCCGGTACCACAGCATCCGGGCGATGGGACCCGGCTCCCTGCCCCCTGCCTCGGCGACCTGTGCGCTCTCCACCATCGCTGTCGGCCTCCCTCCTCGCCACGAAGCGGAAGCTCCAGAGCATCCCGCTCCCTGACGGTTGACTATTGAAGTTACCGCAATGTGAACAGGACGACAGTACAGAAATCCGCGCTCCGGAGGGGTGCAAGGGAGGGATGGCCGTCACGGCACGGCGAGACGCGTCATTCTGGTAGTCAGCCGGCGCCTCGCTGGTCGACGAATGAGGTCCGGCGGGCAGAGGGGAGAGACGAGATGTCCGACATAGACGCAGCCAGGGCCCGGGAGCGGGAGGTGACCGCCCTCCCCCAGCGGATCGTGGTCGGTACCGACGGGTCACCGACGGCGACCCTGGCGGTCCGGCGGGCCGCGACCCTGGCCAAGCTCTTCGGGGCGGAGCTCCGGGTCCTGTCGGCCCACCGCGAAGCCTCGCGTGGCGGCCTGTGGGCGGGTGCGACGCCGCCGGACCAGAACTGGCTGGCGACGGCCTCGGCTGCCGCCCAACAGGTCGCCGAGAAGGCCGCCGGCGTTGCCCGGGAGATGGGTGTCAGCGAGGTACAGCCGCGCTCGGTGTCGGCGGAGCCGGCGGACGCCCTGCTCGACGAGGCCGAGGCGTGGAAGGCCGACCTGATCGTCGTGGGATCGGTGGGGATGCGCACCCGGTCCCGCTTCGTGCTCGGGAGCGTGCCCAACAAGGTCACCCACCACGCCCCCTGCGACGTGCTGATCGTCGACACGACCATCTGAGCCGTGCGCCGGCCTCGCCTGGCCGGCGCGGACGCCCAAGGCCTCCCCGTCGCCGGGATGGCCCCAGGCGCGACAAGAAATCCGACATCGCCATGGGCCCGCGTGCTCCCGGTGTCGGCGCTGTTCAAGGGGGTCTCTGGGGGCCGCTAGGATCCTGTGCCGATGACGCTGGGAGCCACACAGCCCCACCTCGTCGTTCCGCACGGCATCACCGTTTGGGACTGGATTCACGTGGGGGTCATCCTCGCGATCACGGTCCTCGCCACCCAGGCGACCAGGCGTGTGGTCATGCGGGGAACCCGACGGGATCCGGACCGGGCGTCGGGTCGGCTGGTCAGCCGATTCCTCACCTACGTGATCGTGGTGGCGGGCCTCGTGTACTCCCTTGTCGCCCTGCGGGTGCAGATCGGCCCACTGCTGGGAGCCCTTGGAATCGGCGGCATTGCCCTGGCCTTCGCTCTGCAGGACACCCTGCAGAACCTCGTCGCGGGTGTCCTCTTGCAGGCTCGGCGCCCGATCCGGCGCGGCGACCAGGTTCTGCTCGACAACAAGTTCGAAGGCGTGGTGGAGGACATCGATCTCCGCAACGTCGTCGTGCGCACCTTCGACGGGCTGGACGTGTTCGTCC
Coding sequences:
- a CDS encoding amidase family protein, with the protein product MDFRRETLPELAAGVRTGERSAEELVGHALGRIDALDDRVNAFVALDEGGALAAARAIDRAVANGERVGPLAGIPIGVKDLEDAAGLPTTRGSAVFAGEAPASADSLLVDRLRAAGCVVIGKTNTPELGWKPDTDNVTFGSTRNPWDLERSPGGSSGGSAAAIAAGMVPLATGSDGGGSLRIPSSLCGLSCLKPSLGRVPTGGGHAPDWHHLSTKGLLARTVDDLVGALDIVIGPDPTDLRSLPMPEASWTAALENAHVPFAVAWSPTLGYAPLDDEVRAVCERAVRTMEELGAKVIEVDEVFPEDPVDPWLTLTSAYNLRTLEPFVGTEMWPRVDPGLAATVDWARGLSALDMVKAEDACHQLNLRLVQLFHEVRLLVTPTVAAPAPLSGQPGIINGTPDLNWVRFTYPFNLTRSPAANVCAGFTESGMPVGLQLVGPQHGDLVVSRTAAALEHGLDLDTVAPI
- a CDS encoding MFS transporter, translating into MVESAQVAEAGGREPGPIARMLWYRQLERYPNTGPRYFYLLIVVVATIMLYYQFYVQGAVAPQITSQLHMSFPFFVYIVVISNALGAFGSLFAGLADRWGRANLVAYGLVFTGAMIAFGVPNSPNKYAYLIMFSSVGFVEGIMLVATPALVRDYSPQVGRASAMGFWTLGPVIGSLIVAEVSSRTVNHIHFWYSAPTAAGLNRIVWQDQYVICGLIGLLVAAIAVLFLKELSPNLRDQLMVSLRDRALVEARARGLDLGEALRHPWRQMMHLDIVGSAAAISVFLIVYYTLIGFSVLYFVFVFNFTTAQANSLGVWIWAFDAIALVGIGVLSDKVRVRKPFMAMGALGAIAMTSLFAYQTYNIHTGYYTFVWILSLMAIFLGFAFSPWMASFTETVEKRNPALIATGLAVWGWIIRAIVSISIFILPYVVTTMTPLFENGPRAQAIQAQFPAQVATLTKLNAVGDPQTLAALKVNSNDPVAGLKAANEYSKAYNVPLPQAITQLQGIQTLPPSDLTFLSANGTQLTNAQAASPREWRTWWWVCVGTEVAFIPFIFVMTGRWSPRRAKRDEQEHQQLVERELQALGTPEDVTTAQA
- a CDS encoding universal stress protein; this encodes MSDIDAARAREREVTALPQRIVVGTDGSPTATLAVRRAATLAKLFGAELRVLSAHREASRGGLWAGATPPDQNWLATASAAAQQVAEKAAGVAREMGVSEVQPRSVSAEPADALLDEAEAWKADLIVVGSVGMRTRSRFVLGSVPNKVTHHAPCDVLIVDTTI
- a CDS encoding mechanosensitive ion channel family protein, whose translation is MTLGATQPHLVVPHGITVWDWIHVGVILAITVLATQATRRVVMRGTRRDPDRASGRLVSRFLTYVIVVAGLVYSLVALRVQIGPLLGALGIGGIALAFALQDTLQNLVAGVLLQARRPIRRGDQVLLDNKFEGVVEDIDLRNVVVRTFDGLDVFVPNRTVLENPIVNYTRTPLRRASLEVGVGYGIDLEEVQRILVEATRGTDGVKGLPAPAAWVHEFGDSSVRFTVLFWHSIDPWRARSDVAMSVKGALDKAAIAMPFPQRDLWVRAPGSDGRADGLVAPPPRSFGNGWDAHEDRADSRS